In Leptolyngbya sp. FACHB-261, the genomic stretch GCCTGAAAGCTGCATTCTACTATTTCGCTTCTGCTGACCATACAGTGATTAGCCGTTGCAAGGAAGAGGAGCCGCAGTGATTAAGCAGGTGCCACCGTTATGCCTTAGCCGCTACTTCCGTGGCTCAACTTGAACTAAAGCAGGCAAGACTATAGCTTGTAACCTCAGCCAGAGCAGTCTTTTAGGCGCTATGGTGTGGCATTGTTACGCATAGTGCCAGAGCCAAATTGGTGGTCCAACTTTATAGTGAACTTGTTTAGCCTCATGCGCCCTGCCCTGACACTCCGACAAACATTCCTCTATAGCGCGACCTCGGCTGGCATCAACTTAATCAATACAACCGTTTCCACCTGGCTGCTGTACTGCTATGCGCCGCCGCTTAACACAGGTCGCCCGCAAGCTCTATCGATCGTTGTGGTCGGCACCTTGCTGGCGCTGGGGCGTGTGTGGAATGCGATGATTGACCCCTTCATTGGACATTGGAGCGATGTGAGCCGCAGTCGTTGGGGCAGACGATCGCCCTTCTTAGTAGCGGGCAGCCTCCTCAACCTGATCACCCTCCTGTGCCTCTGGACACCCCCAACGTCACAGCCGAGTCTACTGAATGCTCTCTATTTTTTGGTGCTGACGAGCGCCTTTTACACAGGACTCAGCCTTGTTGGCGTACCGTATGATGGCAGTCTGCCAGAGGTCGCGACAACGGCGGCAGCACAAGTCAATCTCAGTATGTGGAAAAACATTTTTGGCCTTGCTGGGGTGCTGGGCAGTGCGGTGCTAGGCAGTGTGGTCTATGGCCGTTGGGGACCGGTAGCTATGGGTGGCGTGATGGGAGTGATCGCGCTGGCAACGGTGGGTTTGACTGTACGGGTCTTGCCAGCAAGCATACCGCCAACGGCTGCGCCGATGGGCTTTCGGCAAAGTCTGCGCTGCACGTTGCGTAATCGCCCGTTTCTTAGCCTCTGTTGCTCCACTATCCTGGTGGAAACCGCTTATGCGATGCTGCTAGCCAATTTGCCCTACTTTGTCACCCTGGTGCTGCATGAATCCGAAGCAGCGGTAGGACGGTTTCAGGGCATTGTGGTCCTCGCCATGCTCGTTGCTGCCCCTGGGTGGAACTGGCTGAGCCGACACTACCTGAATCGCCAACTGCTACAGGTGTCCTTACTCGGCTTGGCGCTATCGAGTAGTCTGCTGGCGGTGGTGGGCTGGCTCCCTCACGGGTCGATTGGGCTGCAAGCGATCGTCTGCTTTGGTTTGCTGGGGCCGTTCCTGGGCGGCTATTTTGTGTTGGTCTACGCGCTGATGGCAGTGGTAGTGGAGCAGGATGCCTGGATGACCGGACAGCGACGCGAAGCCTTTCACTACAGTCTCTTTACCTTTGCTGCGGGTCTTGGTCTGTCGTTGTCAACGCTGCTGGTGTCGCCTCTTTTTTCTCACTATGGCTATACGTCAGAGCAGCCTACTGGGATTCGGTTGGTGTTTGTGGCCGCTACGGTGCTGGTGCTCTTGGGAGCCTGGGTGTTTCGGGGCTATCGCCTCTCTGATGCGTTGACAGAGCCTCCACGCCAAAAGAGGTGGCATGAGTAGTCGATGGGATTTGTTCCACTGCTTGGAGCCTGACTCTGCTTTACCTCTTGGGTTGTAGAACTTGCCATCCAGCAGGCAATGCCTGCTGGATGGCAGTTCGTTAGGGACTGAGCCGCGAGATGCATCATAGGTAATTACCGTGGACAAGAACCCCGCTTATCTGGTTGCCATTGAAACGTTGAAGTCTGAAGAAACAATCACCAAGGACACCGAATTGCGGCAAAGCAAGTATCTGAACAACGTGATTGAGCAGGATCATCGATCAAGCACACTGTGAAACCAATGATGGGGTTCAAATCGTTCAATACTGCGAGGCGAACCTTGAGCG encodes the following:
- a CDS encoding DDE-type integrase/transposase/recombinase, with product MDKNPAYLVAIETLKSEETITKDTELRQSKYLNNVIEQDHRSSTL
- a CDS encoding MFS transporter, with the protein product MRPALTLRQTFLYSATSAGINLINTTVSTWLLYCYAPPLNTGRPQALSIVVVGTLLALGRVWNAMIDPFIGHWSDVSRSRWGRRSPFLVAGSLLNLITLLCLWTPPTSQPSLLNALYFLVLTSAFYTGLSLVGVPYDGSLPEVATTAAAQVNLSMWKNIFGLAGVLGSAVLGSVVYGRWGPVAMGGVMGVIALATVGLTVRVLPASIPPTAAPMGFRQSLRCTLRNRPFLSLCCSTILVETAYAMLLANLPYFVTLVLHESEAAVGRFQGIVVLAMLVAAPGWNWLSRHYLNRQLLQVSLLGLALSSSLLAVVGWLPHGSIGLQAIVCFGLLGPFLGGYFVLVYALMAVVVEQDAWMTGQRREAFHYSLFTFAAGLGLSLSTLLVSPLFSHYGYTSEQPTGIRLVFVAATVLVLLGAWVFRGYRLSDALTEPPRQKRWHE